One genomic segment of Natrononativus amylolyticus includes these proteins:
- a CDS encoding universal stress protein, with translation MPDARLLVPVANPETTDRLLDTAIDVARDRDLEILVLTVIAVPPQLALEHARANFDVDDAEGVVHDAVERAQAAGVAATGRVRFGRGVATGIVNVAESEDVETILLGWRGRPRRREIVLGSYIDEVLSEAPCDVLVKRIDRDPGPISSVLVPVAGGPNTEYAAAVAGALARAYDAEIELLTVVSDADEETIADARTLLTETSTALGAVSSVTETVLEGSVVETVLERTADHDVTILGAAESGLIRRALVGDVPEAIARDASGAVLMAKRHQPTTSRLWRLLRRR, from the coding sequence ATGCCCGACGCCCGTCTGCTCGTCCCGGTTGCGAACCCCGAAACGACCGACCGACTGCTGGACACCGCGATCGACGTCGCCCGCGACCGCGACCTCGAGATTCTCGTCCTGACGGTCATCGCCGTCCCGCCCCAGCTGGCGCTCGAGCACGCGCGGGCGAACTTCGACGTCGACGACGCCGAGGGGGTCGTTCACGACGCCGTCGAGCGGGCGCAAGCGGCCGGCGTCGCCGCCACCGGCCGAGTTCGGTTCGGCCGCGGCGTCGCGACGGGTATCGTCAACGTCGCCGAGAGCGAGGACGTCGAGACGATCCTGCTCGGCTGGCGGGGTCGACCGCGTCGACGGGAGATCGTTCTCGGGAGCTACATCGACGAGGTGCTCTCGGAGGCCCCCTGTGACGTGCTCGTCAAGCGGATCGACCGCGATCCGGGACCGATCTCGTCGGTGCTCGTCCCGGTCGCCGGCGGGCCGAACACCGAGTACGCCGCGGCGGTCGCCGGCGCGCTCGCGCGGGCATATGACGCGGAGATCGAACTGCTGACGGTCGTCTCCGACGCCGACGAGGAGACGATCGCCGACGCCAGGACGCTGCTCACCGAGACGTCGACAGCTCTCGGTGCGGTCTCCTCTGTCACGGAGACGGTGCTCGAGGGGTCGGTCGTCGAGACGGTGCTCGAGCGGACGGCCGACCACGACGTGACCATTCTGGGAGCCGCCGAGAGCGGGCTGATTCGCCGTGCGCTCGTCGGCGACGTGCCGGAGGCGATCGCCCGCGACGCCTCGGGCGCCGTCCTCATGGCCAAGCGCCACCAGCCCACGACGAGTCGGCTGTGGCGCCTGCTCAGGCGCCGGTGA
- a CDS encoding SIMPL domain-containing protein — protein sequence MDRRHVLIATGVGAATALAGCVGSAFTDGGTEEPIGGAPAEENGNTIEVSASGTAETDPDRAVATVGVEARGDTADEVRDELVEGAERLRETFADLEIPDDNVRTGRYNIRERRQGTGFEGSHSFSVEVDDVDRVGEVIDAAVDAGADDVGRVNFTLQPETREALRNEALDDALDGADAEAEHIAANRGVEITGTRSVSTSDVSVSPVRYDAAHDVAADDAETSTEIDSGQVSVTATVTVVYGFSS from the coding sequence ATGGACAGACGACACGTTCTGATCGCCACGGGCGTCGGCGCCGCGACCGCGCTGGCCGGCTGCGTTGGGAGCGCGTTTACCGACGGCGGCACCGAGGAGCCGATCGGCGGCGCACCCGCCGAGGAGAACGGAAACACCATCGAGGTGAGCGCGAGCGGCACCGCCGAAACCGACCCCGACCGTGCGGTCGCGACCGTCGGCGTCGAGGCTCGAGGCGACACCGCAGACGAAGTGCGCGACGAGCTCGTCGAGGGGGCCGAGCGGCTCCGGGAGACGTTCGCCGACCTCGAGATCCCCGACGACAACGTCCGGACCGGCCGGTACAACATCCGCGAGCGCCGACAGGGAACGGGGTTCGAGGGGAGCCACTCGTTTTCGGTCGAGGTCGACGACGTCGACCGCGTCGGCGAGGTCATCGACGCGGCGGTCGACGCCGGCGCCGACGACGTCGGCCGGGTGAACTTCACCCTGCAACCGGAGACGCGCGAGGCGCTTCGAAACGAGGCGCTCGACGACGCGCTCGACGGCGCCGACGCGGAGGCCGAACACATCGCGGCGAACCGCGGCGTCGAGATCACCGGCACGCGGTCGGTGTCGACCAGCGACGTCAGCGTCAGCCCCGTGCGGTACGACGCGGCCCACGACGTCGCGGCCGACGACGCGGAGACGAGCACCGAGATCGACTCCGGTCAGGTCAGCGTGACCGCCACGGTGACCGTGGTGTACGGCTTCTCGAGCTGA
- the carA gene encoding glutamine-hydrolyzing carbamoyl-phosphate synthase small subunit has translation MTPAYVALESGHVLEGRGRAPGTARGELVFTTAYTGYEESLTDPSYEEQVLTFSYPLIGNYGVRDERFESDRVHPRAVLARELTDDVADWLAEEGVPAVDHLDTRDVVTDVREGGAMKCGIAVGEHATPDDARAELERCVAMSDHTEIGEQVSVSEPAVYGAENDGPTVALIDCGVKGSIVDSLVDRDATVHVLPHDTTPAEVEAIDPDVLFVSNGPGDPKNYDEAVSLVREFVDDTPVAGICLGQQIVARALGGTTEKMAFGHRGVNQPVLDLESGRVVMTTQNHGYTVADPGDHLEVSQVNVNDDTPEGLDGTEYDVLTRQYHPEANPGPEDTLDFFDDVLEMAPSRSRRPRAIPADD, from the coding sequence ATGACACCGGCCTACGTAGCGCTGGAGAGCGGCCACGTGCTCGAGGGGCGTGGTCGCGCTCCGGGAACGGCTCGTGGGGAACTGGTTTTCACGACGGCGTACACGGGTTACGAGGAGAGCCTGACCGATCCCTCTTACGAGGAACAGGTCCTGACCTTCTCGTACCCGCTGATCGGCAACTACGGCGTCCGTGACGAACGCTTCGAGTCCGACCGCGTTCACCCCCGAGCGGTGCTCGCCCGCGAACTGACCGACGACGTCGCAGACTGGCTCGCCGAGGAGGGCGTCCCCGCCGTCGATCACCTGGACACCCGAGACGTCGTCACCGACGTCCGTGAGGGCGGCGCGATGAAGTGCGGCATCGCCGTCGGCGAGCACGCGACGCCCGACGACGCCCGCGCCGAACTCGAGCGCTGCGTCGCGATGAGCGACCACACCGAGATCGGCGAGCAGGTCAGCGTTTCCGAACCCGCCGTCTACGGCGCCGAAAACGACGGCCCCACCGTCGCCCTGATCGACTGCGGCGTCAAGGGTTCGATCGTCGACTCGCTGGTCGACCGCGACGCGACGGTCCACGTGCTCCCCCACGACACGACCCCCGCCGAGGTCGAGGCGATCGACCCCGACGTCCTGTTCGTCTCGAATGGCCCCGGCGACCCGAAGAACTACGACGAGGCGGTCTCGCTGGTCCGCGAGTTCGTCGACGACACGCCGGTCGCCGGCATCTGTCTCGGCCAGCAGATCGTCGCCCGCGCGCTGGGCGGCACCACGGAGAAAATGGCCTTCGGTCACCGCGGCGTCAACCAGCCGGTGCTCGACCTCGAGTCGGGCCGAGTCGTCATGACCACCCAGAACCACGGCTACACCGTCGCCGACCCCGGCGACCACCTCGAGGTCTCCCAGGTGAACGTCAACGACGACACCCCCGAAGGACTGGACGGCACCGAGTACGACGTGCTCACCCGCCAGTACCACCCCGAGGCCAACCCCGGCCCGGAGGACACCCTCGACTTCTTCGACGACGTTCTCGAAATGGCCCCTTCTCGGTCACGCCGCCCTCGAGCCATCCCCGCTGACGACTGA
- a CDS encoding Lrp/AsnC family transcriptional regulator, producing the protein MDDLDRHILNILRRDARTPYTEIAEEVGTSEGTVRNRVERMTEEDVIERFTVSTRTGNVKAMLEISVAVDVDTASVSERMAEWEEVDFVWMVSGEQDIVLVVDAADTRGVNDLITQAREQDEVVSTKTRLILDEELG; encoded by the coding sequence ATGGACGATCTGGATCGACACATCCTGAACATCCTCCGTCGGGACGCCCGTACCCCCTACACGGAGATCGCCGAGGAGGTCGGGACCAGCGAGGGGACGGTCCGCAACCGCGTCGAGCGGATGACCGAGGAGGACGTCATCGAGCGCTTTACCGTCTCGACCCGGACGGGAAACGTCAAGGCGATGCTCGAGATCAGCGTCGCCGTCGACGTCGACACCGCGAGCGTCTCCGAGCGGATGGCCGAGTGGGAGGAGGTCGACTTCGTCTGGATGGTCTCGGGCGAGCAGGACATCGTGCTGGTGGTCGACGCCGCCGACACCCGGGGCGTGAACGACCTCATCACGCAGGCGCGCGAGCAGGACGAGGTCGTGAGCACCAAGACGCGACTGATCCTCGACGAGGAGCTGGGCTGA
- a CDS encoding CehA/McbA family metallohydrolase: protein MFAVDLHAHTRFFHGRRRLGDRFDPLGFRLLARAAARRGLDGVATTNHDYATAFRSDRIAAIPGIEVSTTRGHVLVVGPDPPTETVPLEYTPAEVVELAHDRGCVAIVAHPFRNSTVSELEDLPFDAIEINGKHPRTRPLVERLARERGVPLVGGSDAHYPFEVGRAYTLIDADRLTPAAVVDAIRDGRVEVRISRRPFDRLLRRGYRELHARKHADGILTDPSPGVGRPPGESGGTDGTAAEGGDGSYSGR from the coding sequence ATGTTCGCAGTCGACCTCCACGCACACACGCGATTCTTCCACGGTCGCCGCCGTCTCGGCGACCGCTTCGACCCGCTCGGGTTTCGGCTGCTCGCCCGCGCGGCGGCTCGCCGTGGGCTCGACGGCGTTGCGACGACCAACCACGACTACGCGACCGCGTTTCGCTCGGACCGGATCGCGGCGATTCCCGGCATCGAGGTGTCGACGACCCGCGGACACGTCCTCGTCGTCGGACCCGATCCGCCGACCGAAACCGTCCCGCTCGAGTACACCCCCGCAGAGGTCGTCGAGCTGGCCCACGACCGCGGCTGCGTTGCGATCGTCGCCCACCCGTTTCGCAACAGCACGGTGTCGGAACTCGAGGATCTCCCCTTCGACGCGATCGAGATCAACGGCAAGCACCCCCGTACCCGACCGCTGGTCGAGCGCCTCGCCCGCGAGCGCGGCGTCCCGCTGGTCGGGGGGAGTGACGCTCACTACCCGTTCGAGGTCGGCCGCGCCTACACGCTGATCGACGCCGACCGGCTCACGCCCGCCGCGGTCGTCGACGCGATCCGCGACGGGCGGGTCGAGGTTCGGATCTCGAGGCGCCCGTTCGACCGCCTGCTCAGGCGTGGCTACCGCGAGTTGCACGCCCGAAAACACGCCGACGGAATCCTGACGGACCCCTCCCCCGGAGTCGGTCGGCCCCCTGGGGAGTCCGGTGGAACCGACGGAACGGCTGCGGAGGGCGGCGACGGTTCCTATAGTGGTCGTTGA
- a CDS encoding diacylglycerol/lipid kinase family protein yields the protein MDETGTGRVLICNPTSGSEDHVERVLALAREHELEARVTAEEGDATRLAREAVDAGATLVVAAGGDGTINEVVNGLKQGGLERIALAVVPAGTGNNFASNLGVEGLEDAFEAIERDERRTIDLGIADDRAFVNSCVGGVTAEASGATTSEEKRALGVLAYVRETLETAAGFDPLPLRVTLGNDDEGRETWAGEAMFVLVGNARRFTNARRAQANVEDGLFEVTIVERAPTVDLVGEAALERLFGREADHIVRRRVPSLSVESLGERPVEYSLDGEMLEATALSLETEPSTLTVIVGKSYEPDPDAASDAEPW from the coding sequence ATGGACGAGACCGGAACCGGTCGCGTGCTGATCTGTAATCCGACGAGCGGGAGCGAGGATCACGTCGAGCGCGTGCTCGCACTCGCGCGTGAACACGAACTCGAGGCGCGGGTGACCGCCGAGGAAGGTGACGCGACGCGACTCGCCCGCGAGGCCGTCGACGCGGGAGCGACCCTCGTCGTCGCCGCCGGCGGCGACGGAACGATCAACGAGGTCGTCAACGGCCTCAAACAGGGCGGACTCGAGCGAATCGCGCTCGCGGTCGTCCCGGCGGGGACGGGCAACAACTTCGCGTCGAACCTCGGCGTCGAGGGTCTCGAGGACGCGTTCGAGGCGATCGAGCGCGACGAGCGGCGGACGATCGACCTCGGCATCGCCGACGACCGGGCGTTCGTCAACTCCTGTGTCGGGGGCGTGACGGCGGAGGCGAGCGGCGCGACCACCTCCGAGGAGAAGCGGGCGCTGGGCGTTCTCGCGTACGTCAGGGAGACGCTCGAGACGGCGGCGGGGTTCGACCCGCTCCCGCTGCGGGTGACCCTCGGAAACGACGACGAGGGCCGGGAGACGTGGGCCGGCGAGGCGATGTTCGTCCTCGTCGGCAACGCCCGCCGGTTCACGAACGCGAGACGCGCGCAGGCGAACGTCGAGGACGGGCTGTTCGAGGTCACCATCGTCGAGCGCGCGCCGACGGTCGACCTCGTCGGCGAGGCCGCCCTGGAGCGGCTGTTCGGGCGGGAGGCCGACCACATCGTCCGACGACGGGTTCCGTCGCTGTCCGTCGAGAGCCTCGGCGAGCGGCCGGTCGAGTACAGCCTCGACGGCGAGATGCTCGAGGCGACGGCGCTCTCCCTCGAGACGGAGCCGAGCACACTGACGGTTATCGTCGGCAAGAGCTACGAGCCGGACCCGGACGCCGCGAGCGACGCCGAACCCTGGTGA
- a CDS encoding NUDIX hydrolase: protein MSTPQDEDLPHENARQDVVAVDESDAELDVVNRLEAHTGEGIRHRAFTSLVFDRDDNLLLAQRAPEKRLWGSYWDGTVASHPVQGQSQEEATRERLEEELGVTPEQYDDLRVTDRFEYKRYFENAGVEHEVCAVLKLTLEDRSLEPNEEEVAGLLWVPYERLHTHPEWYRQLRLCPWFEIAMRRDVR, encoded by the coding sequence ATGAGCACGCCACAGGACGAGGACCTGCCCCACGAGAACGCCCGGCAGGACGTCGTCGCCGTCGACGAGTCCGACGCCGAACTCGACGTCGTCAACCGCCTCGAGGCCCACACGGGCGAGGGAATCCGCCACCGCGCGTTCACCTCGCTGGTCTTCGACCGCGACGACAACCTCCTGCTGGCTCAGCGGGCGCCCGAGAAGCGCCTCTGGGGCTCCTACTGGGACGGCACCGTCGCCTCCCACCCGGTCCAGGGCCAGAGCCAGGAGGAGGCCACTCGCGAGCGACTCGAGGAGGAACTCGGTGTCACCCCAGAGCAGTACGACGACCTGCGGGTGACCGACCGCTTCGAGTACAAGCGCTACTTCGAGAACGCGGGCGTCGAACACGAGGTCTGTGCCGTCCTCAAACTCACCCTCGAGGACCGGAGCCTCGAGCCGAACGAGGAGGAGGTCGCCGGCCTGCTGTGGGTTCCCTACGAACGGCTCCACACCCACCCCGAGTGGTACCGCCAGCTTCGGCTCTGCCCGTGGTTCGAGATCGCGATGCGCCGGGACGTCCGGTAG
- a CDS encoding zinc-binding dehydrogenase — translation MQAVTVTEHGDPSVLEYGEYPDPEVGTGEVLVDVKAGALNHLDVWVRRGLPTLDLEMPHVPGSDGAGVVTEVGEGVTRFDVGDRVALSAGVHCGECEFCRDGQAPLCVNYHVIGEHVPGVHAEYAAVPEDNLIPVPDGVDWVTAGSATLVFQTAWRMLIDRADLTAGEKVLVLGASGGVGHAALQIADYAGAEVYATGSSEEKLAYAEDHGADHVVNYEEEDFADWVRAETGKRGVDVVVDYIGAGTWRDSIKSLAKGGRLVTCGGTAGPNPETDIPRIFWNQLSIVGSTMATPGQVDDVMELVWDGTFEPAIRDVLPMSESARAHEMLEERQGFGKVVVRPDSELE, via the coding sequence ATGCAGGCAGTCACAGTCACCGAGCACGGCGACCCGTCAGTCCTCGAGTACGGCGAGTACCCCGACCCCGAGGTCGGCACCGGCGAGGTGCTGGTCGACGTGAAAGCCGGCGCGCTCAACCACCTCGACGTCTGGGTGCGTCGGGGACTGCCGACACTCGACCTCGAGATGCCCCACGTCCCCGGGAGCGACGGCGCGGGCGTCGTGACCGAGGTCGGCGAGGGCGTCACCCGCTTCGACGTCGGCGACCGGGTCGCCCTCTCGGCGGGGGTCCACTGCGGGGAGTGTGAGTTCTGTCGCGACGGCCAGGCGCCGCTCTGTGTCAACTACCACGTCATCGGCGAGCACGTTCCGGGGGTTCACGCCGAGTACGCCGCCGTTCCGGAGGACAACCTGATCCCCGTCCCCGACGGGGTCGACTGGGTGACCGCCGGCTCCGCCACCCTCGTCTTCCAGACCGCCTGGCGGATGCTGATCGACCGGGCCGACCTCACCGCCGGCGAAAAAGTCCTCGTCCTGGGCGCGAGCGGCGGCGTCGGCCACGCGGCGCTCCAGATCGCCGACTACGCGGGCGCGGAGGTGTACGCCACCGGCAGTAGCGAGGAGAAACTCGCCTACGCCGAGGACCACGGCGCCGACCACGTCGTCAACTACGAGGAGGAGGACTTCGCCGACTGGGTCCGCGCGGAGACCGGCAAGCGCGGCGTCGACGTCGTCGTCGACTACATCGGCGCCGGCACCTGGCGCGATTCGATCAAGAGCCTCGCGAAGGGCGGCCGACTGGTCACCTGCGGCGGCACCGCGGGGCCGAACCCCGAGACGGACATCCCGCGGATCTTCTGGAACCAGCTCTCGATCGTCGGTTCGACGATGGCGACGCCCGGCCAGGTCGACGACGTGATGGAACTCGTCTGGGACGGCACGTTCGAGCCCGCGATCCGGGACGTGCTCCCGATGAGCGAGTCCGCTCGCGCCCACGAGATGCTCGAAGAGCGCCAGGGCTTCGGTAAGGTCGTCGTGCGGCCCGATAGCGAGCTCGAGTGA
- a CDS encoding MogA/MoaB family molybdenum cofactor biosynthesis protein: MVDATDEDETETADRSVPVAVVRIGSEGPLEDDEVAQAIISSLEAGGHEIALRELIAGNYDNVQGKVSRLVDRDDVGLVVTAGGTGVTPDDAALEAVEPLLDKELPAFLDLFHSLSYEELGVRVVSSRALAGVTDGVPIFCLPDDTNATIIAVEEIISPEAGRLTTLASGSSDGPVP, from the coding sequence ATGGTCGACGCGACGGACGAAGACGAAACCGAAACTGCGGACCGATCGGTGCCGGTCGCGGTCGTCCGGATCGGATCGGAGGGGCCGCTCGAGGACGACGAGGTCGCCCAGGCGATCATCTCGTCGCTCGAGGCGGGCGGCCACGAGATCGCGCTGCGCGAGCTGATCGCCGGCAACTACGACAACGTCCAGGGGAAGGTCTCCCGGCTCGTCGACCGGGACGACGTCGGCCTCGTGGTGACGGCGGGCGGCACCGGCGTCACGCCCGACGACGCGGCCCTCGAGGCCGTCGAACCGCTCCTCGACAAGGAGCTGCCGGCGTTTCTCGACCTCTTTCACTCGCTTTCCTACGAGGAACTCGGGGTCCGCGTCGTGAGCAGCCGGGCGCTGGCGGGTGTCACGGACGGCGTACCGATATTCTGTCTCCCGGACGATACGAACGCGACGATCATCGCCGTCGAGGAGATCATCTCCCCGGAGGCCGGTCGGCTCACGACGCTCGCCAGCGGCTCCAGTGACGGGCCAGTGCCGTGA
- a CDS encoding pyridoxamine 5'-phosphate oxidase family protein: protein MTVPPGDHHGTRDRPRTDSRYGIPSDREGLLPWSTVADRMRTERTVWVTTTRPDGRPHARPVWGVWLENTFHCGGGDRTRWVRNLASNPAITVHTEDGESVVIIEGVAEKLTDETADEARLERIDDRYEETYGVRHGTPVFAARPTTVLAWTDYPTDATRWRFDAR from the coding sequence ATGACCGTTCCACCGGGCGATCACCACGGCACTCGGGATCGACCACGAACCGACTCGCGGTACGGTATTCCCAGCGACCGCGAGGGGCTGCTCCCCTGGTCGACGGTGGCCGACCGAATGCGCACGGAGCGGACCGTCTGGGTAACGACAACCCGGCCGGACGGACGGCCCCACGCTCGTCCCGTCTGGGGCGTCTGGCTCGAGAACACGTTTCACTGCGGCGGCGGCGACCGGACGCGCTGGGTTCGCAACCTCGCGTCGAACCCCGCGATCACCGTCCACACCGAGGACGGCGAGTCGGTGGTGATCATCGAGGGCGTCGCCGAGAAACTCACAGATGAGACGGCCGACGAGGCGCGCCTCGAGCGGATCGACGACCGCTACGAGGAGACGTACGGCGTTCGACACGGGACTCCGGTGTTCGCCGCTCGGCCGACCACCGTTCTCGCCTGGACCGACTACCCGACCGACGCAACGCGCTGGCGCTTCGACGCGAGGTAA
- a CDS encoding 5-formyltetrahydrofolate cyclo-ligase, producing the protein MDKQDLRERVWDDLEESGVARFPFPPHGRIPNFAGASEAADRLADQPEWRAAETIKANPDAPQLPVRRRAMREGKTVYVAVPRLRDPECFLRLDPDDVADVDEATTVSGSSKHGVQVGPDAVEEIDLIASGSVAVGENGGRIGKGEGYSDLEYAILRDLELIDEGTPVVTTVHERQVVDAVETDAHDVPMDLVVTPERVVRPEAGTRPTGLDWSLLEDDRLAEIPVLETLRP; encoded by the coding sequence ATGGACAAACAGGACCTGCGCGAGCGCGTGTGGGACGACCTCGAGGAGTCGGGCGTCGCCCGGTTTCCGTTTCCGCCCCACGGCCGCATCCCAAACTTCGCCGGCGCCAGCGAGGCCGCCGATCGGCTGGCCGACCAGCCCGAGTGGCGGGCCGCGGAGACGATCAAGGCGAACCCGGACGCCCCGCAGCTCCCCGTTCGGCGGCGAGCGATGCGCGAGGGGAAGACGGTGTACGTGGCGGTGCCCCGGCTCCGCGATCCGGAGTGTTTTCTCAGACTCGATCCCGACGACGTAGCGGACGTCGACGAGGCGACGACGGTGTCGGGCTCGTCGAAACACGGCGTTCAGGTCGGTCCCGACGCCGTCGAGGAGATCGACCTGATCGCCTCCGGCAGCGTCGCCGTCGGCGAGAACGGCGGTCGAATCGGAAAAGGGGAGGGGTACAGCGACCTCGAGTACGCGATCCTGCGGGACCTCGAACTGATCGACGAGGGGACACCCGTCGTCACGACGGTTCACGAGCGACAGGTCGTCGACGCGGTCGAAACCGACGCCCACGACGTCCCGATGGACCTCGTGGTGACGCCGGAGCGCGTCGTTCGCCCCGAAGCGGGGACTCGACCGACCGGCCTGGACTGGTCGCTGCTCGAGGACGACCGTCTCGCGGAGATTCCGGTGTTAGAAACGCTGCGGCCGTGA
- a CDS encoding DUF7126 family protein, translated as MTRAIVAGPDEDGIADALEERGVDVTRLTGVLSRPTLEEAGILEADLYVLTDVAEATTIPIARDLTDELRTVVYARDTVPEFVRGQLDLAIDPRLVDASVVAEELTG; from the coding sequence ATGACTCGAGCGATCGTCGCCGGCCCCGACGAGGACGGCATCGCCGACGCGCTCGAGGAGCGAGGCGTCGACGTCACCCGGCTCACGGGCGTTCTCTCGCGGCCCACCCTCGAGGAGGCGGGAATCCTCGAGGCGGACCTGTACGTCCTCACCGACGTCGCGGAGGCCACGACCATCCCGATCGCCCGCGATCTCACCGACGAACTCCGGACCGTCGTCTACGCACGCGACACGGTTCCCGAGTTCGTTCGCGGCCAGCTCGACCTCGCGATCGACCCGCGCCTGGTCGACGCGAGCGTGGTCGCCGAGGAGCTGACCGGCTGA
- the guaA gene encoding glutamine-hydrolyzing GMP synthase, whose protein sequence is MVTTNTFVPDAVEEIEDEIGDANAVIALSGGVDSSVAAALAYEAIGDRLTPVYVDTGLMRKGETAQIRETFDYMESLRVIDAKERFLEALAGVTDPEEKRAVIGEQFIREFEREATDAGADYLVQGTIYPDRIESEGGIKSHHNVGGLPDVVDFEGIVEPVRDLYKDEVREVARHLGLDELVAERMPFPGPGLAVRVIGEVTEEKLEVAREACHVVEEELEEYDPWQALAAVIGKATGVKGDNRVHGWVVSVRSVDSRDGMTARAQEIDWETLQRIQSRITGQNDTVARVVYDVTHKPPATIEYE, encoded by the coding sequence ATGGTTACGACGAACACGTTCGTTCCGGACGCAGTCGAAGAGATCGAAGACGAAATCGGCGACGCCAACGCCGTCATCGCGTTGTCGGGGGGCGTCGACTCCTCGGTGGCCGCCGCGCTGGCCTACGAGGCCATCGGCGACCGCCTGACGCCCGTCTACGTCGACACCGGCCTGATGCGAAAGGGCGAGACGGCCCAGATCCGCGAGACGTTCGACTACATGGAGTCCCTGCGGGTGATCGACGCGAAAGAGCGTTTTCTCGAGGCTCTCGCCGGCGTCACCGACCCCGAGGAGAAGCGGGCGGTGATCGGCGAACAGTTCATCCGCGAGTTCGAGCGCGAGGCCACGGACGCTGGAGCGGATTACCTCGTTCAAGGGACGATTTACCCCGACCGAATCGAGAGCGAGGGCGGGATCAAGTCCCACCACAACGTCGGCGGTCTCCCGGACGTCGTCGACTTCGAGGGGATCGTCGAACCCGTCCGCGACCTCTACAAAGACGAAGTCCGGGAGGTCGCGCGCCACCTCGGTCTCGACGAACTCGTCGCCGAGCGAATGCCGTTCCCCGGCCCCGGTCTGGCGGTTCGAGTGATTGGCGAAGTCACCGAGGAGAAACTCGAGGTCGCCCGCGAGGCCTGCCACGTCGTCGAGGAGGAACTCGAGGAATACGACCCCTGGCAGGCGCTGGCCGCGGTTATCGGCAAGGCAACGGGCGTGAAGGGCGACAACCGCGTCCACGGCTGGGTCGTCTCGGTCCGCTCGGTCGACTCCCGGGACGGAATGACCGCCCGCGCCCAGGAGATCGACTGGGAGACCCTCCAGCGCATCCAGTCGCGCATCACGGGCCAGAACGACACCGTCGCGCGGGTCGTCTACGACGTCACCCACAAACCGCCCGCGACGATCGAGTACGAATGA